The following are encoded in a window of Massilia sp. R2A-15 genomic DNA:
- a CDS encoding nitronate monooxygenase family protein, translating to MALPVALQNLSLPVIGSPMFIASGPALVAAQCKAGIVGAFPALNARPADLLDTWLTDLQAELAAYQAANPGAKVGPIAVNQIVHQSNDRLAHDVEICVKHQVPIIISSLRAPPKEMLDAIHSYGGIVLHDVISIRHAKKALEAGVDGLILVAAGAGGHAGALSPFALVGEVRKFFKGPLALSGAIASGDAILAAQAMGADFAYIGSRWLATKESNVSDAYRDAIVESAAADVVYTNLFTGVHGNYLKKSIVNAGLDPEALPESDKSKMSFGSGSAKAWRDIWGAGQGVGMMDDVPTVAEMVARLKSEYDAARARLAL from the coding sequence ATGGCGCTGCCCGTCGCACTGCAAAACCTGTCCCTTCCCGTTATCGGCTCGCCGATGTTCATCGCCAGCGGCCCGGCGCTGGTGGCGGCCCAGTGCAAGGCCGGTATCGTCGGCGCGTTCCCGGCGCTGAACGCGCGCCCCGCCGACCTGCTCGACACCTGGCTGACCGACCTGCAGGCCGAACTGGCGGCGTACCAGGCGGCCAACCCGGGCGCCAAGGTCGGTCCGATCGCGGTCAACCAGATCGTCCACCAGTCCAACGACCGGCTCGCGCACGACGTTGAAATCTGCGTGAAGCACCAGGTCCCGATCATCATCTCGTCGCTGCGCGCGCCGCCGAAGGAGATGCTCGACGCAATCCACAGCTACGGCGGCATCGTGCTGCACGACGTGATCTCGATCCGCCACGCCAAGAAGGCGCTGGAGGCTGGCGTCGATGGCCTGATCCTGGTGGCGGCGGGTGCGGGCGGCCATGCCGGCGCGCTATCGCCGTTCGCCCTGGTGGGCGAAGTGCGCAAGTTCTTCAAGGGTCCGCTGGCGCTGTCCGGCGCGATCGCCAGCGGCGACGCCATCCTCGCGGCGCAGGCGATGGGCGCCGACTTCGCCTACATCGGCTCGCGTTGGCTGGCGACGAAGGAATCGAACGTCAGCGATGCGTACCGCGACGCGATCGTCGAATCGGCGGCGGCCGACGTGGTGTACACCAACCTGTTCACCGGCGTGCACGGCAATTACCTGAAGAAGTCGATCGTCAACGCGGGGCTCGACCCGGAGGCGCTGCCGGAGTCGGACAAGAGCAAGATGAGTTTCGGATCGGGCAGCGCCAAGGCGTGGCGCGACATCTGGGGCGCGGGGCAGGGCGTGGGCATGATGGACGACGTGCCGACGGTCGCCGAAATGGTCGCGCGCCTGAAATCCGAATACGACGCCGCGCGCGCCCGCCTGGCGCTGTAG
- the pabB gene encoding aminodeoxychorismate synthase component I: MNFDHCFALLDDASAADPAAARSRLYTGLTETLECSDAAAWPQLLAQMQEALARGLYAVPLLTYELGGHLLGIDAHAVPGALARVLLFQHCEHLSAPQVQEWLKERAGEGPAGIAGVRANVDEEAFTAALARIHALIAAGDTYQVNYTYRLRFDAFGTVHALYARLRARQPVPYGALVALPDGGALLSLSPELFIRHAGGELLARPMKGTAPASPDDAENARRAAALAADTKNRAENLMIVDLLRNDLGRVAQTGSVEVSALFEVQRYSSVLQMTSTVKAQLRGDATLADIFMALYPCGSITGAPKRRTMEIIHEIEPAPRGIYTGAIGWFDPPQAGRDIGAFCLSVPIRTLTLQPQARGVRAGEMGVGAGIVYDSDPVEEYAECQLKARFLTGLSNEFELFETMRADHETGVRHQGRHLARMSASARYFGFPFDAQAATAALNQACAGFEPGVRYRLRLALGQSGEFRVQSAPLAALAEPVGLLVAGDAVRSDDLFARHKTSIRSRYDAAWREAETQGGFDTLFFNERGELAEGGRCNVFVRVNGRWLTPPLSCGVLPGVMRAVLLDAPAWKASEGVITRTMLEHADDIIVCNALRGPLRAFLLV, translated from the coding sequence ATGAATTTCGATCACTGTTTCGCCCTGCTTGACGACGCCAGCGCCGCTGATCCGGCCGCGGCGCGCTCGCGCCTGTACACCGGCCTTACCGAGACCCTCGAATGCAGCGACGCGGCGGCCTGGCCGCAGCTGCTCGCGCAGATGCAGGAAGCGCTGGCGCGCGGCCTGTACGCGGTGCCGCTGCTGACGTATGAACTGGGCGGCCACCTGCTGGGCATCGATGCCCACGCCGTGCCCGGCGCGCTGGCGCGCGTGCTGCTGTTCCAGCACTGCGAGCACCTGTCGGCGCCGCAGGTGCAGGAATGGCTGAAGGAGCGTGCCGGCGAAGGCCCGGCCGGCATCGCCGGCGTGCGCGCGAACGTGGACGAGGAAGCGTTCACCGCCGCGCTGGCCCGCATCCATGCGCTGATCGCCGCCGGCGACACCTACCAGGTCAACTACACCTATCGCCTGCGCTTCGACGCGTTCGGCACTGTCCACGCGCTGTACGCCCGCCTGCGCGCGCGCCAGCCGGTGCCGTACGGCGCGCTGGTGGCGCTGCCCGACGGCGGCGCACTGCTATCGCTGTCGCCCGAGCTGTTCATCCGCCACGCCGGCGGGGAGCTGCTCGCGCGGCCGATGAAAGGCACGGCGCCGGCTTCGCCCGATGACGCGGAGAACGCGCGCCGCGCCGCCGCGCTGGCCGCCGACACCAAGAACCGCGCCGAGAACCTGATGATCGTCGACCTGCTGCGCAACGACCTGGGAAGGGTCGCGCAGACCGGCAGCGTGGAAGTGTCGGCTCTGTTCGAGGTGCAGCGCTACAGCAGCGTGCTGCAGATGACGTCCACGGTGAAGGCGCAGCTGCGCGGCGACGCCACGCTGGCCGATATCTTCATGGCGCTCTACCCTTGCGGTTCGATTACCGGCGCGCCCAAGCGGCGCACGATGGAGATCATCCACGAGATCGAACCGGCGCCGCGCGGCATCTATACCGGCGCGATCGGCTGGTTCGATCCGCCGCAGGCCGGGCGCGACATCGGCGCCTTCTGCCTGTCTGTGCCGATCCGCACCCTGACCCTGCAGCCGCAGGCCCGCGGCGTGCGCGCGGGCGAGATGGGCGTGGGCGCGGGCATCGTGTACGACAGCGATCCGGTCGAGGAATATGCCGAATGCCAGCTGAAGGCGCGCTTCCTGACCGGCCTGTCCAACGAGTTCGAGCTGTTCGAGACGATGCGTGCCGACCACGAAACCGGGGTACGCCATCAGGGGCGGCACTTGGCGCGCATGTCCGCGTCGGCACGCTACTTCGGCTTTCCATTCGATGCGCAGGCCGCCACCGCGGCCCTGAACCAGGCCTGCGCCGGATTCGAGCCTGGCGTGCGCTACCGCTTGCGGCTCGCTCTCGGCCAGTCCGGGGAGTTCAGGGTCCAGTCGGCGCCGCTGGCCGCGCTGGCCGAGCCGGTCGGCCTGCTGGTGGCCGGCGACGCGGTCCGCTCCGACGACCTGTTCGCGCGCCACAAGACCAGCATCCGCTCGCGCTACGACGCGGCGTGGCGCGAAGCGGAAACGCAGGGAGGCTTCGATACGCTGTTTTTCAACGAGCGCGGAGAACTCGCCGAAGGCGGCCGCTGCAACGTGTTCGTGCGCGTGAACGGGCGCTGGCTGACGCCGCCGCTGTCGTGCGGCGTGCTGCCGGGCGTGATGCGCGCGGTGTTGCTGGACGCGCCGGCGTGGAAGGCCAGCGAAGGCGTCATCACGCGCACCATGCTGGAACACGCCGACGACATCATAGTGTGCAACGCATTGCGCGGGCCGCTGCGCGCTTTTCTGCTAGTTTGA
- a CDS encoding glutathione peroxidase, translated as MFKTPAIAALSLAAVMLAGAPAVAFAQAPAAAPAAASCPAILHQTFNRLQDEAPQDLCQYSGKVVLVVNTASYCGYTKQYEGLEKLYAKYNKQGLVVLGFPSNDFGQQEPGSAKEIADFCYNTYGVKFPMFAKSSVAGANANPLHTSLIKATGKEPKWNFTKYLIDRKGNVIEYFPSKVTPEDKQLVSKIESALGS; from the coding sequence ATGTTCAAGACCCCAGCCATCGCCGCGCTGTCCCTCGCCGCCGTCATGCTGGCGGGCGCGCCCGCCGTCGCCTTCGCGCAGGCGCCTGCCGCCGCGCCGGCCGCGGCAAGCTGCCCGGCCATCCTGCACCAGACCTTCAACCGCCTGCAGGACGAGGCGCCGCAGGACCTGTGCCAGTACTCCGGCAAGGTGGTGCTGGTGGTGAACACCGCCAGCTACTGCGGCTACACCAAGCAGTACGAAGGCCTGGAGAAGCTGTACGCCAAATACAACAAGCAGGGGCTGGTGGTGCTGGGCTTCCCGTCGAACGATTTCGGCCAGCAGGAACCGGGCAGCGCGAAGGAAATCGCGGACTTCTGCTACAACACCTATGGCGTGAAGTTCCCGATGTTCGCCAAGTCGTCGGTGGCCGGCGCCAACGCCAATCCGCTGCACACCAGCCTGATCAAGGCAACCGGCAAAGAGCCGAAGTGGAACTTCACCAAGTACCTGATCGACCGCAAGGGCAACGTCATCGAATACTTCCCGAGCAAGGTCACGCCGGAAGACAAGCAGCTGGTCAGCAAGATCGAGTCCGCGCTCGGGTCCTGA
- a CDS encoding HAD-IA family hydrolase → MISANMNTYIARVLGDGDTPATPEQVNAARLGYWKRYGATLLGMIRHHQVSAADFLRETHDLAGLREMIRAERGLERMLRALPGRKILLTNAPQRYSRDVMRHLGLHRQFSHHVAIEDMHVHGQLRPKPSKLMLRRLLRRHGVAAHRCVLVEDTLANLRTARQLGVRTVWITQYLRMSDPIGTAPLPRMLKRPAYVDVKVKSVRQLPARLHRLR, encoded by the coding sequence ATGATCAGCGCGAACATGAATACCTACATCGCGCGGGTGCTGGGCGACGGCGACACGCCGGCGACGCCTGAACAGGTCAACGCCGCGCGGCTGGGCTACTGGAAGCGCTACGGCGCCACGCTGCTCGGCATGATCCGCCACCACCAGGTCAGCGCGGCGGACTTCCTGCGCGAGACGCACGACCTGGCCGGCCTGCGCGAGATGATCCGCGCCGAACGGGGCCTGGAGCGCATGCTGCGCGCGCTCCCGGGCCGCAAGATCCTGCTCACCAACGCGCCGCAGCGCTACTCGCGCGACGTAATGCGCCATCTCGGCCTGCACCGCCAGTTCTCGCACCACGTGGCGATCGAGGACATGCACGTGCACGGCCAGCTGCGTCCCAAGCCGTCGAAGCTGATGCTGCGCCGCCTGCTGCGCCGGCATGGGGTGGCCGCGCACCGCTGCGTGCTGGTCGAAGACACGCTGGCCAACCTGCGCACCGCGCGCCAGCTCGGCGTGCGCACGGTCTGGATCACCCAGTACCTGCGCATGAGCGACCCGATCGGCACGGCGCCGCTGCCGCGGATGCTAAAACGCCCCGCTTACGTCGATGTCAAAGTAAAATCTGTCCGTCAGCTGCCCGCCCGCCTGCACCGGCTGCGCTGA
- a CDS encoding zf-HC2 domain-containing protein, which yields MEEQRTGWKPTCREVHRLVSEGLDRDLSLVERTRVRLHLWVCVACTRFSGQMDLLRRAMRQGPPP from the coding sequence ATGGAAGAACAACGAACAGGCTGGAAGCCGACCTGCCGCGAAGTGCACCGGCTGGTGTCGGAAGGGCTCGACCGCGACCTGTCGCTGGTCGAGCGTACCCGCGTGCGCCTGCACCTGTGGGTATGCGTCGCCTGCACCCGCTTCAGCGGCCAGATGGACCTGCTGCGCCGCGCGATGCGGCAAGGGCCGCCGCCGTGA
- a CDS encoding PHB depolymerase family esterase, whose translation MKLNDKLFAGMRLATRTLLAQGPAVATSAIQKVLKGGAARAANEAPPMRDINPPPAASRAAPPPPPPQPQAPDVAAMMRELVPEMMANLDSAGGAAFKMPNFEMPSFDLSGAMGARAPAEALPGRFIDGSHTNAAGTRSYKLYVPASYTSEKAVPLVVMLHGCTQDPVDFASGTQMNQLAEEMGCLVVYPAQSQQANAQRCWNWFSAVDQKRDQGEPSIIAGITRDVKASHRVDDSQVYVAGLSAGGAMATIMGTLYPELYAAVGVHSGLPFASAHDLPSALAAMKGKFGKPQAPGTAIPIIVFHGDRDTTVHPANGDELIARGRHKAAKEVEVEPGRVPDGHAYTRTVHKHPDGTPHAEQWLIHGAGHAWSGGSARGSYTDGKGPDASREMMRFFQTKR comes from the coding sequence ATGAAACTGAACGACAAACTCTTTGCCGGCATGCGCCTGGCAACCCGCACCCTGCTTGCGCAGGGACCGGCCGTAGCGACGTCGGCGATTCAGAAGGTGTTGAAAGGCGGCGCCGCCAGGGCCGCGAACGAAGCCCCGCCGATGCGGGACATCAATCCGCCGCCGGCCGCCAGCCGCGCGGCGCCGCCCCCTCCCCCGCCTCAACCGCAGGCGCCGGACGTCGCCGCGATGATGCGCGAGCTGGTGCCGGAGATGATGGCGAACCTCGATAGCGCGGGCGGAGCGGCCTTCAAGATGCCCAATTTCGAGATGCCCTCGTTCGACCTGTCCGGCGCGATGGGCGCGCGGGCGCCGGCCGAAGCGCTGCCGGGCAGGTTCATCGACGGCAGCCATACCAACGCCGCCGGCACGCGCAGCTACAAGTTGTATGTCCCCGCTAGCTACACGAGCGAAAAGGCCGTGCCGCTGGTGGTGATGCTGCACGGCTGTACCCAGGATCCGGTCGATTTCGCCAGCGGCACGCAGATGAACCAGCTGGCCGAGGAGATGGGCTGCCTGGTGGTGTATCCGGCGCAGTCGCAGCAGGCCAATGCGCAGCGCTGCTGGAACTGGTTCTCCGCGGTGGACCAGAAGCGCGACCAGGGCGAGCCGTCTATCATCGCCGGAATCACGCGCGACGTGAAGGCCAGCCACCGGGTCGATGACAGCCAGGTGTATGTCGCGGGCCTGTCGGCCGGCGGCGCGATGGCGACCATCATGGGGACGCTGTATCCGGAACTGTATGCGGCGGTCGGCGTGCATTCGGGGCTGCCGTTCGCGTCGGCGCACGACCTGCCGTCGGCGCTGGCGGCGATGAAGGGCAAGTTCGGCAAGCCGCAGGCGCCGGGCACGGCAATTCCGATCATCGTGTTTCACGGCGACCGCGATACGACGGTGCATCCGGCGAATGGCGACGAGCTGATCGCGCGCGGCAGGCACAAGGCGGCGAAGGAGGTCGAAGTCGAGCCGGGGCGGGTGCCGGACGGGCATGCGTACACGCGCACGGTGCACAAGCATCCGGACGGGACGCCGCATGCGGAGCAGTGGCTGATTCACGGCGCCGGCCATGCGTGGTCGGGCGGCAGCGCGCGCGGCAGCTACACCGACGGCAAGGGGCCGGATGCGAGCCGCGAGATGATGCGCTTCTTCCAGACCAAGCGCTGA
- a CDS encoding CopG family transcriptional regulator: MVDGCHEDDMGTMDDFKPKNDSEKITINLGLIDLGQIDLLVNEGFYSNRTDLIRTAIRNQLNTHADVVRQTVARKSLVLGMHHYTKADLETALAAGEKLHIQVLGMASIASDVTAELAVATIESIYVLGSLHASKAVKAALAGRIL; this comes from the coding sequence ATGGTGGATGGATGCCACGAGGATGATATGGGGACAATGGACGACTTCAAACCGAAAAATGATTCGGAAAAAATTACGATCAATCTCGGCCTGATCGATTTGGGTCAAATCGACTTGCTGGTGAACGAGGGCTTTTATTCGAACCGGACGGACCTGATCCGCACGGCGATTCGAAACCAGCTCAACACCCATGCCGATGTGGTGAGGCAGACCGTTGCGCGCAAAAGCCTGGTGCTCGGCATGCATCACTACACCAAAGCGGACCTGGAAACCGCGCTCGCCGCGGGCGAAAAGCTGCACATCCAGGTGCTCGGCATGGCAAGTATCGCCAGCGACGTGACGGCCGAACTGGCCGTGGCGACGATCGAATCGATCTATGTGCTTGGCTCCCTTCACGCCAGCAAGGCGGTGAAGGCGGCACTGGCCGGCCGCATTCTTTGA
- a CDS encoding SemiSWEET transporter, producing the protein MNFNIDYIGFAAATLTTCSFVPQVLMVWRQRGAPGISTGMYLTFIIGIALWFFYGLALGAWPIVLANGVTLLLAMSILGMKWYFESRK; encoded by the coding sequence ATGAATTTTAATATCGACTACATCGGCTTTGCGGCTGCCACACTGACCACCTGCTCGTTCGTGCCGCAGGTGCTGATGGTGTGGCGCCAGCGCGGCGCGCCGGGGATATCGACGGGGATGTACCTGACGTTCATCATCGGCATCGCGCTGTGGTTCTTTTACGGGCTGGCGCTGGGCGCCTGGCCGATCGTGCTGGCGAACGGCGTCACTTTGCTGCTGGCGATGAGCATTCTCGGCATGAAGTGGTACTTCGAGAGCCGCAAATAA
- the argB gene encoding acetylglutamate kinase, protein MTAALPPLTTEQQNDLAAVSPQIKAQILAEALPYIRNFHGKTIVIKYGGNAMTDERLKHGFARDVILLKLVGMNPVVVHGGGPQIDNALKKIGKQGTFVQGMRITDEETMEVVEWVLGGEVQQDIVMLINHYGGQAVGLTGKDGGLIRARRMSMPDREKPGEFLDIGFVGEIDAINPAVVKALQDDAFIPIISPIGFGQDGQAYNINADVVAGKIAEILKAEKLIMMTNIAGVQDKKGNLVTDLSAREIDEMFADGTISGGMLPKISSALDAAKSGVNTVHIIDGRIEHSLLLEVLTEQAFGTMIRSH, encoded by the coding sequence ATGACCGCTGCCCTTCCCCCTCTCACCACCGAACAGCAAAACGACCTGGCTGCGGTTTCGCCGCAGATCAAGGCGCAAATCCTGGCCGAGGCCCTGCCGTACATCCGTAATTTCCACGGCAAGACCATCGTCATCAAATACGGCGGCAACGCCATGACCGACGAGCGCCTGAAGCACGGCTTCGCGCGCGACGTGATCCTGCTGAAACTGGTGGGCATGAATCCGGTCGTGGTGCACGGCGGCGGCCCGCAGATCGACAACGCGCTGAAAAAAATCGGCAAGCAGGGCACCTTCGTGCAGGGCATGCGCATCACCGACGAAGAGACCATGGAAGTGGTCGAGTGGGTGCTGGGCGGCGAAGTCCAGCAGGACATCGTCATGCTGATCAATCACTACGGCGGCCAGGCTGTCGGCCTGACCGGCAAGGACGGCGGCTTGATCCGCGCGCGCCGCATGTCGATGCCGGACCGCGAGAAGCCGGGCGAATTCCTCGACATCGGCTTCGTCGGCGAGATCGACGCGATCAACCCGGCCGTGGTCAAGGCGCTGCAGGACGACGCCTTCATTCCGATCATTTCGCCGATCGGCTTCGGCCAGGATGGCCAGGCGTACAACATCAACGCCGACGTCGTCGCGGGCAAGATCGCGGAAATCCTGAAAGCCGAAAAGCTGATCATGATGACCAACATCGCCGGCGTGCAGGACAAGAAGGGCAATCTGGTGACCGACCTGTCGGCGCGCGAGATCGACGAGATGTTCGCCGACGGCACCATCTCCGGCGGCATGCTGCCTAAAATTTCATCGGCGCTGGACGCAGCCAAGTCGGGCGTGAACACGGTTCACATCATCGACGGCCGCATCGAGCACTCATTGCTGCTGGAAGTCTTGACCGAACAGGCTTTTGGCACTATGATCCGGTCGCACTAA
- a CDS encoding TraB/GumN family protein codes for MRRQIIVVFLSLFCLAASAADRGALFKVSDGTHSMFLFGTMHAGQPGFYPLEPRIANAVAESGTLALEVDPALDPAAVASAMQKHGMARAGSLTPPALARRLQALLKKDGIDPASLAPLKPWVIATILEMHEFARLGYRADLAVDSELAKMARAGKAKVVSLESVDSQMALFDNLSEKEQWGFLADTVALIESGKHAAEARQIAEAWSHADQPALDAMARRVENDNTMAGRFIREVLLDGRNGALADKLAQLLAKEDKAVAAIGVLHLIGKRSVPELLRARGINVERIY; via the coding sequence ATGCGTCGCCAGATTATAGTGGTCTTCCTCAGTCTGTTCTGCCTGGCCGCTTCGGCGGCCGACCGCGGCGCGCTGTTCAAGGTCAGTGACGGCACCCATTCGATGTTCCTGTTCGGGACCATGCACGCCGGCCAGCCCGGGTTTTATCCGCTCGAACCGCGCATCGCCAACGCGGTCGCCGAGTCGGGAACGCTGGCGCTGGAAGTCGATCCCGCGCTCGATCCTGCCGCGGTCGCAAGCGCGATGCAGAAACATGGCATGGCGCGCGCCGGCAGCTTGACGCCGCCCGCGCTGGCGAGGCGCCTGCAGGCGCTGCTCAAGAAGGATGGCATCGATCCGGCGTCCCTCGCGCCGCTCAAGCCGTGGGTGATCGCGACCATCCTGGAGATGCACGAATTCGCCAGGCTTGGCTATCGGGCCGATCTCGCGGTCGACAGCGAGCTGGCCAAAATGGCGCGCGCCGGCAAGGCGAAAGTGGTCTCGCTGGAGTCGGTGGATTCGCAGATGGCGCTGTTCGACAACTTGTCCGAGAAGGAGCAGTGGGGCTTTCTGGCCGATACCGTGGCGCTGATCGAATCGGGCAAGCACGCCGCCGAAGCGCGCCAGATCGCCGAGGCCTGGAGCCATGCCGACCAGCCCGCGCTCGATGCGATGGCGCGCCGTGTCGAGAACGACAATACGATGGCCGGCCGCTTCATCCGCGAAGTCCTGCTCGATGGCCGCAACGGTGCGCTCGCCGACAAGCTGGCGCAGCTGCTGGCGAAGGAAGACAAGGCGGTGGCGGCGATCGGCGTGCTGCACCTGATCGGCAAACGGAGCGTGCCGGAACTGCTGCGCGCGCGCGGCATCAACGTCGAGCGAATTTACTGA
- a CDS encoding sigma-70 family RNA polymerase sigma factor, with protein sequence MSATRTLHAQLEALRPQLVRFAQLQLRNDAQAEDAVQDALIAVLEKPDSFRGQSSLRTYVTGILKFKIIDALRQGGRERQFDVDDAGEELVDALFAADGHTREMPRDWGDPDGTLEQKDFFRVLEVCLDKLPAQAARVFMMREWLEFDTDEICKELSVSASNVWVILYRARLRLRECLDLNWFGSAT encoded by the coding sequence ATGAGCGCCACCCGCACACTCCACGCACAGCTCGAAGCGCTGCGGCCCCAGCTTGTGAGGTTTGCACAGTTGCAGCTTCGTAACGACGCCCAGGCCGAGGACGCGGTGCAGGACGCGCTGATCGCGGTGCTGGAAAAGCCCGACAGCTTTCGCGGCCAGTCGTCGCTGCGCACCTATGTGACGGGCATTTTGAAGTTCAAGATCATCGACGCGCTGCGCCAGGGCGGGCGCGAGCGCCAGTTCGACGTCGACGACGCGGGCGAGGAGCTGGTCGATGCGCTGTTCGCCGCCGACGGCCACACCCGCGAGATGCCGCGCGACTGGGGCGACCCGGACGGAACGCTGGAGCAGAAGGATTTCTTCCGCGTGCTCGAGGTGTGCCTCGACAAGCTGCCGGCGCAGGCCGCGCGCGTGTTCATGATGCGCGAGTGGCTCGAATTCGACACCGACGAAATTTGTAAGGAATTGTCGGTCAGCGCGTCTAATGTATGGGTGATCCTGTACCGTGCGAGGTTGCGCCTGCGCGAATGCCTGGACCTGAACTGGTTCGGCAGCGCGACGTGA
- a CDS encoding MBL fold metallo-hydrolase produces MSKLPPSMRIFERGWLSANNILFIGRDETALVDSGYVTHAPQTLALVRHALGERKLDLLVNTHMHSDHCGGNAALQEHYGCATAIPHAEADAVRAWDEDTLSYKATGQQCARFGFERTIAPGDELILGDLRWRALAAPGHDPRSLIFYCADEGILISADALWENGFGVIFPELDGESGFAEARATLALIGGLEVRLVIPGHGAPFGDAGAALSRANARLDYLEADPKRNAENAVKVLLKFLLLERQRIPMADVAAMFATIPVLEGARTRFLHRPAGELAEWTAAALVKAGAARRDGIVLVNAG; encoded by the coding sequence ATGAGCAAGCTGCCGCCCTCGATGCGCATCTTCGAGCGCGGCTGGCTCTCCGCCAACAACATCCTCTTCATCGGCCGCGACGAGACCGCGCTGGTCGACAGCGGCTACGTCACGCACGCGCCGCAGACGCTGGCGCTGGTGCGCCATGCGCTGGGAGAGCGCAAACTCGACCTGCTGGTCAACACCCACATGCATTCGGATCATTGCGGCGGCAACGCGGCGCTGCAGGAACATTACGGCTGCGCCACCGCCATCCCGCACGCCGAGGCGGACGCCGTGCGCGCCTGGGACGAGGATACGCTCAGCTACAAGGCCACCGGCCAGCAGTGCGCGCGCTTCGGATTCGAGCGCACCATCGCGCCTGGCGACGAGCTGATACTGGGCGACCTGCGCTGGCGTGCGCTGGCGGCGCCTGGCCACGATCCGCGCTCGCTGATTTTTTACTGCGCCGATGAAGGCATCCTGATCTCGGCCGACGCGCTGTGGGAGAACGGCTTCGGCGTGATCTTCCCGGAACTCGATGGCGAATCCGGCTTCGCCGAAGCGCGCGCCACGCTGGCGCTGATCGGCGGGCTCGAGGTGCGCCTCGTGATCCCCGGCCACGGCGCGCCGTTCGGCGACGCCGGCGCCGCGCTGTCGCGCGCCAACGCGCGGCTCGACTACCTCGAGGCCGACCCGAAGCGCAACGCCGAAAACGCGGTCAAGGTGCTGCTCAAGTTCCTGCTGCTGGAGCGCCAGCGCATCCCGATGGCCGATGTGGCGGCAATGTTCGCGACGATCCCTGTGCTGGAAGGCGCGCGCACGCGCTTCCTGCATCGCCCTGCCGGCGAGCTGGCCGAGTGGACGGCCGCCGCGCTGGTGAAGGCCGGCGCCGCGCGACGCGACGGGATAGTGCTGGTCAACGCCGGTTAA
- a CDS encoding DUF1289 domain-containing protein, whose protein sequence is MNSELPEQQTPVPSPCISLCEMAPDTGLCRGCLRTIDEIVKWGGAGDDYKRAVWAEIRRREADMEFR, encoded by the coding sequence ATGAATTCAGAATTGCCAGAACAGCAAACCCCGGTGCCATCGCCCTGCATCAGCCTGTGCGAGATGGCGCCCGACACGGGCCTGTGCCGCGGCTGCCTGCGCACGATCGACGAGATCGTGAAGTGGGGCGGCGCCGGCGACGATTACAAACGCGCGGTGTGGGCCGAAATCCGGCGCCGCGAAGCCGACATGGAGTTCCGCTAG
- a CDS encoding cysteine-rich CWC family protein, whose protein sequence is MSTCARCGAPFGCAMADGGGHPCWCTQLPAAVPVPGQPAACWCPACLKQHIAELERGRRDLPDSE, encoded by the coding sequence GTGAGCACCTGCGCGCGTTGCGGCGCGCCGTTCGGCTGCGCGATGGCCGATGGCGGCGGCCACCCGTGCTGGTGCACCCAGCTGCCGGCCGCGGTGCCGGTGCCGGGACAGCCCGCCGCGTGCTGGTGCCCGGCCTGCCTCAAACAACATATCGCCGAACTCGAACGAGGGCGGCGCGATTTACCGGACAGTGAATGA
- the slmA gene encoding nucleoid occlusion factor SlmA, with amino-acid sequence MASTKPGQRKLQILQALAGMLEQPKGEKITTAALAARLDVSEAALYRHFASKAQMFEGLIEFIESSVFGLINQIAEREESGVGQAHAILQMLLGFGASNPGMTRVLIGDALVGEDERLQLRMNQFYDKVELACKQSLRLAVTQGHGAEADVAARAGLLVSYVVGRWHRFAKSGFKQNPTEGTALQISLLLAA; translated from the coding sequence ATGGCAAGCACCAAGCCGGGCCAGCGCAAACTGCAAATCCTCCAGGCCCTGGCCGGAATGCTCGAACAGCCGAAAGGCGAAAAGATCACCACGGCGGCGCTGGCGGCGCGGCTGGACGTGTCGGAAGCGGCGCTGTACCGCCACTTCGCCAGCAAGGCGCAGATGTTCGAAGGGCTGATCGAATTCATCGAGTCGAGCGTGTTCGGCCTGATCAACCAGATCGCCGAACGCGAGGAAAGCGGCGTCGGCCAGGCCCACGCGATTTTGCAGATGCTGCTCGGTTTCGGCGCCAGCAATCCCGGCATGACGCGGGTGCTGATCGGCGATGCGCTGGTGGGCGAGGACGAGCGCCTGCAGCTGCGCATGAACCAGTTTTACGACAAGGTGGAACTGGCGTGCAAACAGTCGCTGCGCCTGGCGGTCACGCAAGGGCATGGCGCCGAGGCCGACGTAGCCGCGCGCGCCGGCCTGCTGGTCAGCTACGTGGTCGGACGCTGGCACCGTTTCGCCAAGAGCGGCTTCAAACAAAATCCGACCGAGGGCACGGCCCTGCAAATCTCGCTGCTGCTGGCCGCGTAA